The Psychrobacter arenosus region AAGCGCTCTTGTGCCAATGGCTGTAGGTGAGGGTCGACTCCTATCACTTGTGTAACCTGCTGTGCATCATAAAACCTAGCATTCAGCCCGCTACCCACCCCAATCTCTAGCACTATGCCACTAGCCTTGGGTACTACTCGCTCCCTTTGTTGGCTAATCGACTCTAATGCACAAGCTTTATCGATTAAGACCGGCAAGACTTTATTATCATAGAGACTTTTTAAAGAGGTCAGATTGAAAGCTGATTTTACAGTCATGATGGTTCCTAAATTTTTTATTCAGTAATGGCTATTCAGTAATTTTTCTATTAAGTATAGCCGCTATCATAATAAGCTACTGTTCCATAAAAAAAGCGCCTTATATAAATAAAGGCGCCATTTCGTTATAACAATTGCATTAAGGGTATAGATTTAACTTACTTTGGCGTAGCCGACCAAACGGGTGAGCGCACCGTACCGGCAACTGATTTATACAGGGTATCGCCACCGCTCAGTGATTTGATGGTCAGCACAGCTTTACCGCCTTGCTTGGTCGAGTACACCACGCGCTTACCATTGGGCGAGAAGCTGGGCGCTTCATCAATGCCGGTGCTGCCTAGATTGGTCACGATAGCTCCAGACGTGTTCATAATCGCTGCTGAACGGCCACTTAAGAAAGCAATCTGTGTCCCATCCGCATTGTATTGAGGGCGCATGGCATAACCGCCTTGAGATATCTTAGTCACTTTACCGGTAGCGAAGTCATAACGGTTGATTTGCGGTTTGTTGTTGCCACCTGGATCCGAGACATAAAGGAAAGACTTGCCATCAGGAGAGTAGTTGGGCGTTACGTCAGCGTAGGGGGAGCCAATGATTTTCTGTGCAGCGCCGCCTGAAGTGCTAATACGGTAGATGTCCGCCGTACCTTCATGACTGCCGGAGAATAAGATGCTGCCCCCATCTGGAGAGAATGAAGGGCTCATATTACTGCCTTTTAATCCAGCTGTGAGCACTTGCGGGCGTGAGTTTGCCGTAGTGACATTCTGGATGTAAATCATCGGGTAGCTATTCGGCATGTGCACGGTATAAGCGATACGGTTGCCATCAGGCGACCACGCCGGCGAGAAGATCGCGCCTTTAATAGGGGGGCTGATTGGCATAACGTTTTCGCCATCCGCATCCATTACCATCAATTGCGATGTCTTATCTTTGGCACTGCCTGACTCTTGAATATAGGCAATCCGGCCCGAAAAGTCGCCCGGTGTCCCAGTGATTAGCTCGTAAATCTTATCCGCGATGACGTGACCCGCATATCGCAGGCTGGCTCGGTCGTTATTGGCAGTCAGCGTTTGCTCACCACCAAGACTGCGGCCCGTCTTGACATCGATCACTTCAAAAGTGGTCACCACTTTACCTTTGCTAGACTGGGTGCTGCCCACTGCTAAATAAGGAATACCGGTCTTTTGCCAGACGGGTAGGGTGCCGGTTAGCTCGCGGCTGCTATGCGGCTGTTGTGGTAAGTTCTGACTGGTGGCGCGCAGCTCAGTTTGGCTTAAGTTGTTTAAGACCACCGGAGAGATAGCATTGTCACCAGCAAACGGTACAAATGCGACTTGGCTTTGTTGTTTCGGTGCCACATAAGTGAACTCTAACTCTAGCGGGTCTTCTGCTTGGGCGACCATCGGCATTAAGGTCATGCTGCCCAAGACGACTAAGCCTAAAGAAGCGATCTCTTTCGCCATATTATGAGAAGTTTTTTTCATAAAAAATTACCGTTTATTAATATAGTTTTCTAATAAAAAGGGGGCAGAATTTTGTCCGCTGCATTTTGCTTACTATAGCAGATAAATTATTAGATTTCGTCAAAGGCATGTAGTTGAGCAATAGTATTATTGTGCGAAATAAGAGGATAAGTTCGACCGTTATAATAGCCACTGCGGCCATTAGTAAGGAGGCCTGTCCATTAGCACCAACTGGTGGTTAATGCTAACTGCCTTTAATCTTCACCCGAATAGAAGCAAAGGCTTTTGGATTGCTGGTATCGATAGGTAGGGGACTGGCGGCAAAAGCAGCACTCTCAGCTGCGGCATTGACCTCAGGGCTAGAGCCACTGGCACTAGCGGACAACACATTACCATTGGCATCCAACCGTAGCGATAAGTTGGCATAGTCGCCCTCACTGCCATAAGGCGCAGTAAAGTGGCTTTGAATCTTATTCACGATATCGTTTTTATAGGAGCTCATAGAGCGGCCACTACTGCCGGCACTATTACTACTGCTGTTAGCATTGCTAGACGGGCTGCCTTGACTGCTGACCTTAGCTTGACCATCCGCCAGATCAATAGAGATGCGCTCCGAGTCTTTAGATTTATTGCCTGTGCTTGCATCGGGGCGTTTTGGGCGTTGCACGGTTGGTTGACTGGCTTCAATGCGTTTTAATTGATTGAGTCTTTCTTGTCTGATTTGTTCGCTTTGGCGAGCTTGTTCTTGGATAGCTTGCGCATCATTTTCCCAAGCTTGGTCTATCTGTGCGGCCAATTCCGCCATCTTACGTTCGTATTCTGCATTGGCTTCTTGTACTTGCTGCTGGTATTCCCGTGTGACCATAATGCCATCTTCAGTCGGCATATCTGAGGGGCTATCAGAGCGTACAAACACCGGCACGCGTCTAGAGCCACTACTGCTCGCCGAGGCACTGCTGCTACTTTGACTGCTAAAGCTTTCACTACTCTCCATCGGCGCAAACTCAGAGTCACCCTCACCAGAGGCGCCCATTTCAGCCATCGCCGCTCGGTTGGCTAGAATTTGCCCTTGCATCTCTGCCAGCTCTTCAGGCGAGACCATCGTGGCTTCGATACCTGGTGGCGTCTCTAGAGTAGGGGTTTGATGCGTATAGAGAATAAAACCAATCAATAGCCCATGCGCCAACACACTTAATAGCGTCGGCAGCGTGATACCGTCCCCTTCAGGCGGGGTAGGAACAAAGACGGAGGGGCCTTGGATCATGGAATACTTACCTTCCCAGTAGTCATTGGTCTATAAGCAAATAGCGCCTGCAATGCTAACAATGCTAATAGGGTTAATGACAGTTTGTTAACAACGATGCATGAATAATTAATAAGGGTAGCACTTCGCAAATTAGGGTACTGTATGACTCTCGCTAGCTTTTCTTATACTAGCTTTTCTTATAAAAGAGCTTATAGACCTGGTTCTGGTAAAGGCTTACCCGTTAATAACCCAACTTTTTTGATACCGGCTTGCTGCAAGTTTGCCATCAGCTCCATGATAGCGCCATACTGATTATTTTGATCGGCATTAATCATGACTTGCAGCCCTTCGCTGCCGGAGTCTTGGCTTTGCAGGCTCGCAAGGGTATCGATCAGTTCAGGCTGGCTGATAGGTTGGTCTATATTGTTTTCATAACTGATAAAAATTTCGCCATTGTCTTTTAAAGACACAATCACCGGCAATTGACTGGTACTACTAATAGTATTGGTCTGCTCTTTGGGCAAGTCCACATCCACCCCGGTCGTCAGCATCGGCGTCGTGATCATAAAAATCACCAGCAACACCAACATCACATCGATATAAGGGACGACGTTCATCTCCGCATTCAGAGCTTTTCTTTCACGGCGATAGGGGCTAGTCTTCATAGCGAGCTTACCTGCGCAGTAGGCTCTTGGGCAGCAGTTGGGGTGACAGGCGCAGGCGTCGGAGCGGTTTCACGCAGGAGCATTCCTGTCATCTCTTCACAAAATAGCGCGCGTGAGTCGTAGATGCTGTTGGCTTTAGCAGTAAAGTGGTTATACGCCAATACGGCTGGGATAGCGGCAAATAGACCCATAGCCGTCGCAATCAGTGCTTCTGCAATCCCTGGTGCTACCGCAGCTAGGCTGGCTTGTTCGGTCTGTGATAAGCCCAAGAAGGCATTCATGATGCCCCAAACCGTACCGAATAGCCCCACATACGGCGCTACTGAGCCGATACTCGCTAGCATCGCCAAGCCTTTTTCTAATAGCTGCTGCTGACGCCCTAGACCAACGCGTAACTTACGCTCAACCCCATCGATTATGTCCGGTTTAGGCTGACGCTTCTTATGCATTTTCAGGTATTCTGAAAAGCCCACATAAAATATTTGCTCAAGCCCCTGACGGTCTGGAGAATTCTGTACACCCTGATATAACTTCGCTAAATCCTCTCCGGACCAGAACCAAGACTCAAACTGCTCATCGAAGTTTTTGGCCGTACCCAGACGGGCGCTTAAACGAAAAATCATCACCCAGCACAGCAGCGAGGCGAGTAATAACAGCCCCATAACGATCTGTACCAACAAACTAGCTTGGGTAATCAGTTCAATGATATTTAACGATTCTGGCATGCAAACGCTCACTTTTGAGAGGGGGTTGGGTCGGACGATAAATAGGCAAAGCAATAAGACGACTAGCAACCGGCTAGTGTACTGCTAAATAAAGACAGCGTCATCTATAAATATGCATAGACTCAGATTATGCCGACTATTATGTCGCGTATTGTACTACCAGTACGAATAAAAGCGGTAGCCGTTAATTGGTATATATTTTGCATTATAAACAGTGGTAACAATAGCTACTAAAATTAAGGCAGTAATAGGTACTAAAACTAAAGCATCAATAAGTACTAAAACTAAAACAGCAATTTGAATGAGTCATAGACTGACTGGAAGCGCTCAGTAAGTAGCGGTGGCTTACAAGTGCGCTTAAAAGATAAAAACTAATCTGCCAGAGTCCGTACAAGCTGGCAAAATGTTTGTATAATGGCGCGCTTTTATAGCAGCAAGTCCAAGTAGATTTCAACTAGGTAGATTTAAGCGCCGCTCTAAATTTTAGCGCACTACTACCTATGCAGTACTACTTATAGCGGCTTGGCTGGCTAGCGACTATACCTATTTTTCATGTGTGTGGCTTGACCGTGCAGATTAATTATCTCAATTATTCCATCGGTATGTTACTATTTGTTACCCATCCTTAATACACTGGCTACGAAACCTTTGAGGCAGTGGTATTGTTTGACTAATTTAATAAAGCTAGGCGTCGTTTATGAATGCAATTGAACGTTATTTTGGGATTAATGGCAGCAATACGACCATTAGAACCGAGGTGATGGCCGGGATTACTACCTTCCTGACCATGGCATATATCATTTTTGTTAATCCAAATGTCTTGGCGGAAGCGGGCATGGATAAAGGCGCGGTCTTTGTTGCTACTTGTTTAGCTGCAGCAGTGGGCTGTTTTATCATGGGGATATTTGCCAAGCTGCCCGTGGCGTTAGCACCAGGAATGGGGCTGAACGCCTTTTTTACTTATGGCGTTGTCCTAGGTATGGGCTACACTTGGCAGACGGCTCTTGGCGCGGTGTTCTTATCAGGGTGTGTCTTCATCCTATTGAGCCTCTTTAAGATTCGCGAATGGATCATCGATGCTATTCCCGGTACTTTGAAAAAGAGTATCGTCGCAGGTATCGGTGCCTTCCTAGGGTTTATTGCCTTACAAAGTGCTGGCATTATTGTCGCGCGTGAGTCCACCCTAGTCATGCTAGGGGATATGACGTCTTTTGGCCCAGCTATGGCCGCTTTAGGCTTCTTCATTATTGCGGCTTTAGCGCATAAACGCGTGCCTGGTGCGGTGATTCTCGGTATTTTGATTATTGCCATCATCAGCTTAATTTTTGGTCAAACGCAGTTCGGCGGTCTTATGTCGATGCCACCAAGCATTGCGCCAACCATTATGCAATTGGATATCGCTGGTGCCTTTAATGTTGGCATGATTGCGGTTATCTTCGCTTTCTTATTCGTGGATTTATTCGATACAACCGGTAGTTTAGTAGGTATCACTACCAAAGCGGGTCTGATAGGTAAGGATGGCAGAATTCCTAATATGGGCAGAGCTTTGCTAGCGGATTCTACGGCGACGGTTGCGGGCGCTATGTTAGGCACATCTTCAACGACCAGTTATATTGAAAGTGTTTCAGGGGTAGCCTCAGGTGGTCGTACAGGTCTGATGGCGGTAACCGTTGGGATAATGTTCTTACTCAGCTTATTCTTTGCGCCATTGGCTGGCATGATTCCTGCTTATGCCACCGCTGGTGCCATCTTTTATGTTGCCGTCTTGATGATGTTCTCACTAAAAGAAATCGATTGGGAAGACATTACTGAAGCGGCTCCTGCAGCGGTGGTATTGCTATTCACCCCACTGACATACTCTATTGCCGACGGTATTGCCCTTGGGTTTATTACTTACACGGTCGTTAAAGCGGCTACAGGTAAGTTTAATGAAATCAGTATCGCTGTCTGGGTATTAAGCGCAGTGTTATTGGCTAAGATTATTTTCTTATAAGCTTGGTTGCTAATGCGGTTAGTAGCCTAGCAAGTCCTCTAAGAAGCCCTCTGTCACTATAGGTGATAGGGGGCTTTTTTTGGTCTAAAATAGGGTGTAAAGAAGGTGGATTAATATAAAAATTGTTGAGCTAAGTAGCCTGAGTATTCTGCTTGAGGCTACACGAATCGGCAGTTGTACATAAGGCGGTGGTAATAGCCTAAGCATTTTTTTAGTAGGTACGCTTATAACATATAGTTTGCCAAGAATTTTCATGATACTATGCAGTCAGTTAAGCGCATCACCTCAACTGGACGTGGTAGCAATACCGCGTTCTTAGAGCCGAAGAGGTTTTTCTGACAGTGAAATAATAGCTTAGCGTTAATTCTGCTAAGTACATTACGTGTTAATTTGCTAGAGGCCGTTATTTTTTTGTCCCTACTGAGTTAATAGCCGTGATGTCTCCCCCGTACTCACTATCACCATGAAGAAGGCGTTAATGCCGCTTACGTTAATCTGCTGTATGACGGCTATTTTTAGCCCCTTTGCGCGTGCCATAGGCTCTGTGAGCCGATCGCCTCGTATCTGGCTGACATTGGCACATTCATCTTGATTGACTATGTTGTTTAATTGCCTTTTTATCTATTGTTATTGCTTAAATCGACAGCGCTCTGTTAATACTCTTATTCCCATTGCTTTTGCAACTACCTGGGTGAGTGTATCTATTATGAAAAACTGTGTTTGAGTATGACGACTTCTAAAAGGGCAAATAAATAAAACCTTATGTTACTTATTGACTAAGCATGGAGTCGGTATGCCCCCAATCGAGCAATTCACCCCAAAAAACCCAATTTTATTTTCACCAGTAGAGTTATTAAACCCCGCCTATATTGAGCAGGGTTCTGCGACTTTGCTATCCCGTGTCTCTCCGCTATACAGCGTGGATGAAGACACTTGGCTCAGCCAATTATTGCCGCTAGCCAAGCCTACAGAGGCTGAAAAACAAGCCATCTCTGAGCAAACGGCTAAGCTCGTCACTCATGTCCGCCAAAATGACAAAGCGGTCAAGATGGTCGACTCATTATTATTGGAATATAGCTTGGATACGCAAGAAGGTATCTTGCTGATGAGTCTGGCGGAAGCGTTAATTCGTGTGCCTGATAATGCGACGGCTGATGCGCTTATCCAAGATAAAATGAGCGTCGCTGATTGGAAAAAACACTTAAAAGACAATAATGGTTTCATCGTCAATGCTTCAACGTGGGGCCTGATGATGACCGGTCGTGTGGTCAGTATCGATAAGAGCACGACCGCCAGCGGTTTCTTAGACCGTATGACCAAAAAAATGGGTGAGCCCGTCATCCGTGCGGCCATGCAAAAAGCCATGCGCATTATGGGTCATCAGTTCGTGTTAGGCGAAACTATTGAAGATGCCAACCGCAACAGCCAACCGTATCGCAAAAAAGGCTATACCTATTCCTTTGATATGCTAGGTGAAGCGGCGATTACCAATAAAGATGCTGAAAAGTACTTTGCGGACTATCTGCATGCGATTAAAGCCACGGCCGGTGTCAAAGTTAATGAAGGCATGCCGAAGCCGTCAGTCTCTATCAAGCTGTCTGCTTTGCATCCGCGCTATGAAGCCACTCAAGAAGCGCAAGTTTTAGGATTGCTGCGTCAGCGTTGCTTGCTACTCATTGAAGCTGCTCGTGAAGTGAATGTGGACCTGAGTATCGATGCGGAAGAAGCCGATCGCTTAGAAATTTCGCTAAAACTTTTTGAGTCGTTATATCGTGATCCGCTAACTGCTGGTTGGGATGGCTTGGGCTTAGTCGTACAGGGCTATTCTAAACGTGCTATCGCTATTTTTGCCTGGCTAGCTAGCCTATCTAGAGAAGTGGGCGACCGTATCCCGCTACGTCTAGTAAAAGGCGCTTATTGGGATACAGAAATCAAACTGGCGCAACAAAAAGGGCTGTCGGGCTATCCGGTATGGACCCGTAAAGAAGGCACCGATTGTGCTTATCTTGCCTGTGCTAGATTCTTATTAAGTGAGCATCTCCGCGGTTTGATTTGGCCGCAGTTTGCCACCCATAACGCGCATACCTTAGCTTCGGTCATGACCATGAGCACGCACAGAGACTTCGAGTTTCAGCGCTTGCATGGGATGGGTGATGCGTTGTATGACCATATCTTGCAGACCTATCAAATCCCAGTACGTATCTATGCTCCAGTAGGCGCGCATAAAGACTTGCTCCCATATTTGGTGCGTCGT contains the following coding sequences:
- the tolQ gene encoding protein TolQ, with amino-acid sequence MPESLNIIELITQASLLVQIVMGLLLLASLLCWVMIFRLSARLGTAKNFDEQFESWFWSGEDLAKLYQGVQNSPDRQGLEQIFYVGFSEYLKMHKKRQPKPDIIDGVERKLRVGLGRQQQLLEKGLAMLASIGSVAPYVGLFGTVWGIMNAFLGLSQTEQASLAAVAPGIAEALIATAMGLFAAIPAVLAYNHFTAKANSIYDSRALFCEEMTGMLLRETAPTPAPVTPTAAQEPTAQVSSL
- a CDS encoding NCS2 family permease, whose amino-acid sequence is MNAIERYFGINGSNTTIRTEVMAGITTFLTMAYIIFVNPNVLAEAGMDKGAVFVATCLAAAVGCFIMGIFAKLPVALAPGMGLNAFFTYGVVLGMGYTWQTALGAVFLSGCVFILLSLFKIREWIIDAIPGTLKKSIVAGIGAFLGFIALQSAGIIVARESTLVMLGDMTSFGPAMAALGFFIIAALAHKRVPGAVILGILIIAIISLIFGQTQFGGLMSMPPSIAPTIMQLDIAGAFNVGMIAVIFAFLFVDLFDTTGSLVGITTKAGLIGKDGRIPNMGRALLADSTATVAGAMLGTSSTTSYIESVSGVASGGRTGLMAVTVGIMFLLSLFFAPLAGMIPAYATAGAIFYVAVLMMFSLKEIDWEDITEAAPAAVVLLFTPLTYSIADGIALGFITYTVVKAATGKFNEISIAVWVLSAVLLAKIIFL
- a CDS encoding PD40 domain-containing protein encodes the protein MKKTSHNMAKEIASLGLVVLGSMTLMPMVAQAEDPLELEFTYVAPKQQSQVAFVPFAGDNAISPVVLNNLSQTELRATSQNLPQQPHSSRELTGTLPVWQKTGIPYLAVGSTQSSKGKVVTTFEVIDVKTGRSLGGEQTLTANNDRASLRYAGHVIADKIYELITGTPGDFSGRIAYIQESGSAKDKTSQLMVMDADGENVMPISPPIKGAIFSPAWSPDGNRIAYTVHMPNSYPMIYIQNVTTANSRPQVLTAGLKGSNMSPSFSPDGGSILFSGSHEGTADIYRISTSGGAAQKIIGSPYADVTPNYSPDGKSFLYVSDPGGNNKPQINRYDFATGKVTKISQGGYAMRPQYNADGTQIAFLSGRSAAIMNTSGAIVTNLGSTGIDEAPSFSPNGKRVVYSTKQGGKAVLTIKSLSGGDTLYKSVAGTVRSPVWSATPK
- a CDS encoding cell envelope integrity protein TolA; this encodes MIQGPSVFVPTPPEGDGITLPTLLSVLAHGLLIGFILYTHQTPTLETPPGIEATMVSPEELAEMQGQILANRAAMAEMGASGEGDSEFAPMESSESFSSQSSSSASASSSGSRRVPVFVRSDSPSDMPTEDGIMVTREYQQQVQEANAEYERKMAELAAQIDQAWENDAQAIQEQARQSEQIRQERLNQLKRIEASQPTVQRPKRPDASTGNKSKDSERISIDLADGQAKVSSQGSPSSNANSSSNSAGSSGRSMSSYKNDIVNKIQSHFTAPYGSEGDYANLSLRLDANGNVLSASASGSSPEVNAAAESAAFAASPLPIDTSNPKAFASIRVKIKGS
- the tolR gene encoding protein TolR, whose amino-acid sequence is MKTSPYRRERKALNAEMNVVPYIDVMLVLLVIFMITTPMLTTGVDVDLPKEQTNTISSTSQLPVIVSLKDNGEIFISYENNIDQPISQPELIDTLASLQSQDSGSEGLQVMINADQNNQYGAIMELMANLQQAGIKKVGLLTGKPLPEPGL